TACCCGGGGCGACATGGAAATTCTGCCGTTCTGTTTTTCGATGACCGACTCGTTCGTCACCGCCAGCCGCAAGGACGGCNNNNNNNNNNNNNNNNNNNNNNNNNNNNNNNNNNNNNNNNNNNNNNNNNNNNNNNNNNNNNNNNNNNNNNNNNNNNNNNNNNNNNNNNNNNNNNNNNNNNNNNNNNNNNNNNNNNNNNNNNNNNNNNNNNNNNNNNNNNNNNNNNNNNNNNCAGCCCGAGCTGCACTACCACTATCTGTCCGACCCGTTTGACCGCCAGCGCATGCGCGAGGGAGTTCGGCTGGTCATCGGCCTCATGGACCGCCGCGCGTTCAAGCCGCTGGTATTGGAGCGGACGGTGCCCAGCGACGCGCAGCTGGCCACGGATCAGGCTCTTGATCACTGGATGTATACGACGCTGGGGACCGCGATCCACATGTCGGGCAGCTGCAAAATGGGGCCGGACGCTGACCTGACCGCGGTGGTCGATCAGTTCGGCCGGGTGCGCGGTGTGGACGGGCTGCGGGTGGCCGATACCTCCATCCAGCCCAACGTGGTCCGCCGTCCGGCCAACGCCACGGCCATCATGCTCGGCGAGCGTATGGCCGAGTGGATTACCTAGAGGGTAGCGGTGTCCGCCACCGCCTCATCGTTGACCGTCCCGGCCGGGCAACTGTTACGGCTGCTGCCACGAACCCCGACGACGGGTAGGGAGACGCGGCCGCCCTCTTTTGTCATCCCTCCCGAGGTGATAAGCCCGTGCCGAGAAGACGAGAAGAGAGGGTGCTTTTATGGCTGTTTCTGTTCCGTTGACGGGCGGCTGCGCGTACGAATGTGCGGCTGAGCCGCTGTTTATGTGGAAATGCCACTGTCGGGAGTGTCAACGCTCCACAGGGGGCGGGAGTGCCGTCAATGTGGTTTTCTCCGCCTCCAGCGTGCGATTCACCAAGGGCGCTCCGAAAGAGCATGTCAGCACGGGCACGAGTGGAAATCAGACTTATCGAGGTTTCTGTCCGGAATGTGGATCACCTATCTCGGCCAGAGCCGACCTGATCTCTGCTATCCGAGGCATCAGCGCGGCCAGCCTGGACGACCCGAGCCAGCTCGAATTGGTGGCCGATATTTGGACGGCGAGTGCCCAGCCGTGGGACGAGCTGTCTGCCACCCTCCCGCAGTTTGCGACCACGCCAACCGAGGCAGAACTCCAAGAGCTCGCCTCCCATTAGCCCATTGCTCGACTGGAGCCTGCTCCCCACGGCTCGGTCGAGGTTCGGTCTATACCTGGCTTGAGGCCCACCCCTCGGGTAGCAGGCTGGACGGGCTGTTCAGGACCTCAGGCAGTGCGGCGTCTCCCCCGCCGGTATGGATCGTGTCAATCAGACCGCAGGCGCGGGATACACAGGGACGCGCTCGCCGGCCATCTCTACTTGCGCTGGGCGTGTTTGCTTGCTAGCGAGAGTCAACAGCCCCCGAAGCTTCAGCGCGGCGGATGACACACGAAAGGAACACACCATGACCACGACAGCGCCGATGCTCACCCTGTCGCACCAGTACGGGAGCGGCGGCAGTCTCATCGCCCGTGCACTCGGTCAGCGGCTGGGCTGGTCAGTCTGGGATAAAGAGATCGTGCGGGCGATTGCCTCGCAGCAACACGTTGCCGAAGGCTATGTGGAAAACAAAGACGAGCGGGTCGGCTCGTTCATCGAGCGGGCGGTCGGCTTTTTTGGCGTGGGTGGCTTCGAGACCGCCTATAACATTCCTCCTCCGCTGCGCCTGAGCGATACACAGCTGGCCCGGCTGACCCGCAGGCTGATCGAGGATGTGGCCACCCAGGGTAACGCGATCATTGTCGGGCGGGCCGGCAAC
The DNA window shown above is from Desulfurellaceae bacterium and carries:
- a CDS encoding GFA family protein, whose translation is MAVSVPLTGGCAYECAAEPLFMWKCHCRECQRSTGGGSAVNVVFSASSVRFTKGAPKEHVSTGTSGNQTYRGFCPECGSPISARADLISAIRGISAASLDDPSQLELVADIWTASAQPWDELSATLPQFATTPTEAELQELASH
- a CDS encoding mycofactocin system GMC family oxidoreductase MftG, which codes for QPELHYHYLSDPFDRQRMREGVRLVIGLMDRRAFKPLVLERTVPSDAQLATDQALDHWMYTTLGTAIHMSGSCKMGPDADLTAVVDQFGRVRGVDGLRVADTSIQPNVVRRPANATAIMLGERMAEWIT
- a CDS encoding cytidylate kinase-like family protein, with product MTTTAPMLTLSHQYGSGGSLIARALGQRLGWSVWDKEIVRAIASQQHVAEGYVENKDERVGSFIERAVGFFGVGGFETAYNIPPPLRLSDTQLARLTRRLIEDVATQGNAIIVGRAGNYILAERPNTLHVFVFAPMEARIKRAMEVEKLTHPEAERRIAGMDKLRTEYVHSCYQTEWRDPQGYHLQLDSDEWGEDGVTELILWALEHRL